A single window of Candidatus Krumholzibacteriia bacterium DNA harbors:
- a CDS encoding AEC family transporter, with protein sequence MGLLDIVLPVFLVMALGYGLRRGGFLTAEANGVLTRLVYWVAAPALLLRSAAITPLQSGTHLTGLLVMAAVTVLVAVAVYLSALRTRPSRRGVITQGAYRSNQVFLGLPLVHNAWGAEAVGEIALVVGLMVVVYNVLSVPVLALPHRAESAAPWVGVMHGARSIATNPLALGCLIGIALSAISITLPRVLDTSLELVGRVALPLALISVGAALDMARLRLELPITALVTILKLGVYPALVMLGLSWLGVTGLMMKAAVLVAATPTAVASYPMSVELGGDERLASGLIVGTTLASLPAIVVWLWVLGV encoded by the coding sequence CCGAGGCCAACGGAGTGCTCACGCGTCTGGTCTACTGGGTGGCCGCGCCCGCACTGCTCCTGCGCAGTGCGGCGATCACCCCCTTGCAGTCGGGAACGCACCTGACCGGTCTGCTCGTCATGGCCGCGGTCACGGTGCTGGTCGCGGTCGCGGTCTATCTGTCGGCCTTGCGCACGCGGCCGTCCCGGCGGGGCGTGATCACCCAGGGCGCCTACCGCAGCAATCAGGTCTTCCTCGGCTTGCCGCTGGTCCACAACGCGTGGGGAGCCGAAGCGGTGGGAGAGATCGCCCTCGTCGTCGGCCTCATGGTGGTCGTGTACAACGTCCTCTCGGTGCCGGTACTCGCCCTGCCCCATCGCGCGGAGAGTGCGGCACCCTGGGTCGGCGTGATGCACGGCGCGCGCTCCATCGCGACCAACCCCCTCGCCCTCGGATGTCTGATCGGAATCGCGTTGTCGGCGATCTCGATCACGTTGCCACGAGTCCTCGACACGTCGCTCGAACTCGTCGGACGGGTCGCCCTGCCCCTGGCGTTGATCTCGGTCGGAGCGGCACTGGACATGGCCCGATTGCGCCTCGAACTCCCGATCACGGCTCTCGTCACGATCCTGAAGTTGGGGGTGTACCCGGCCCTGGTGATGTTGGGACTGAGCTGGCTCGGGGTCACGGGACTCATGATGAAGGCGGCGGTCCTGGTCGCGGCCACGCCCACCGCGGTGGCGAGCTATCCCATGTCGGTGGAGCTCGGTGGTGACGAACGCCTTGCATCGGGACTCATCGTCGGGACGACATTGGCGTCGCTGCCGGCGATCGTGGTCTGGCTGTGGGTGCTGGGCGTCTGA